Below is a genomic region from Candidatus Baltobacteraceae bacterium.
TCGGGGAACCCCGCGATCCGATAGGTGACCGAGCGCTCGCCCAGGCACGCGATATAGGTGTCGACGATGCGCTCGAACGATTCGCGCGCACCCGCATCGACGACGCGCGTCTCGGGAACGCCGGCGCGGCCCATTGCCGAGCGCAGATCGCGCGTACCGCGTTCGAGCACATCGAGCGAACCCTCGAGCAAGACCGACATGCGTCCTTCTTGCCCGTCCTCGCCGTCGACCGCGCCGCGGTAACCGTCAATCCAAAAAGCCGCCGACGGCGTCACCGCCAGATTCGGCAGTTGCGCCAGTGCGCGTTCGCGCGTGTACTCGGGGAGACGCAGGTGAAACATGCGAGCCGCTGCCGGCGCGGCGATCGTCTTCAAGTTGACTTGAACGAGCACCGCGAGCGTACCAAAAGAGCCGACGTAGAGCCGGCTCAGGTCATAACCGGTGACGTTCTTGACGACCATCCCACCCGCGCGTGCGATCGTGCCGTCGGGCAAGACGGCCACCGTTCCGATCACGAAGTCGCGCGGACGGCCGTAGAGGTGACGGCGCGGGCCAAGCCAGCCGGCGGCAAGCGTTCCTCCAACGGTCGCATCGGCAGGCTGCGGCGCGTCGAAAGGAACGTGCGTGCCGTGTTTGCTCAGCGTCGTCGCGAGCGTGCGCAGCGTGACGCCGCTTTGCGCGGCGATCGTTAGATCGTGCGGTGCGTCCTCGACGATCGCGTTCAAGTCGAGCGTCGAAAGCGTGACGTCGGCACGTAGCGGTGGGCGCCCCATGCCGCGCAGCGTATTGCCCCCGCAGACGAGGACGCTGCGCCCCTCCCGCGTGCACGCGCCGAGCGTCTCGGCGATCGATTGCGCGGTCATGCGACCGACGCAACCTCGGGGCAGCGCGTCCCGGCCGGAAAGATTTTCTCGGGATTGAAGATCCGTGCCGGGTCGAAAACTTCGCGCACGCGGGCCATCGCCGCCAGGTCCGCGCTCGAATATACGGCGGTCATCGCTTCGCGTTTTTCGTAGCCGATGCCGTGCTCGCCCGAGACCGTGCCGCCGAGGTCGACCGCCATCTGCAGGATTTGATTGCCCGATTCGATCACCGCGGCTACCTGTTTGCGATCGCGTTTGTCGTAGCAGAGCAGCGGATGCAGATTGCCGTCGCCGGCGTGAAAAACGTTCGCGACGACGAGCCCGTTTTCGCCGGCGATCGTTTCGACCGCGTGCAGCGCCTTCGGCAACGTGCTGCGGCGGACGCAGACGTCCTGCAGATAATAGTTCGGAGCCAGTCGGCCCATCGCGCCGGCCGCACCTTTGCGTCCCGCCCAGAGCGCATCGCGTTCGCTTTGCGAGCGCGCCGCCCGCCATGAATTTGCGCCGTGCTCGCGCACGATGTGCGCGATCTCCGATTCGTAGGTATCCATGTCGTCGTTCAGGCCGGCGTGTTCGATCAAGAGGACGGCTCCCGCGTCGGTTGGGTACCCGGCCTTGAAAGCGGCTTCGACCGCGCGTGTCGCGACCGCGTCCATCATCTCGAGCGCGGTCGGGACGATACCCGCCGCAATGATCGACGAGACCGCATCGGAGGCGGCTTCGACGTTGGAGAACGTGGCCAGCCAGACGCGCACGGCCTCGGGCATGCGCGCGAGGCGTACCCACGCGGAGGTGACGAGCCCGAGCGTCCCTTCGCTGCCGACCAGTGCAGCGGTCAAATCGTAGCCGGGACGGTCGATGTCGGTCGTGAAGACTTCGCCCCGGTCGTCGACGATCTCGAGGGCGATCACGTGGTTGACGGTCGTGCCGTATGAAAGACAATGAGGGCCGCCCGCGTTGGTGGCGATGTTGCCGCCGATCGTCGCGATACGTTGTGACGAGGGGTCCGGAGCGTAGAACAGGCCGTCGCTTGCGCTCGCCCGCGACAGATCGAGATTGATCAAACCCGGTTGCACGCGTGCACGCCGGCGGGCGGGCTGATAGTCGAGGATGCGATTCATCCGCGCGAACGAGAGCACGATGCCGCCGTCGATCGGAACGGCGCCGCCGCATAGTCCCGTGCCGGCGCCGCGCGGCACGATCGGTTCGCCGCAGTCGCGCGCAATCTTTACGACCGCGCTCACTTCACGCGTGCTTGCGGGAAGCACGACCGCTGCGGGCAGCCGTCCCTCCGTGTAGGCATCGAAAGCGTAAACACGCAAGTCCTCGGGCGCAGTTTTTACGGCATCCGCACCCAGCGCGTCGGCCAAGCGATCGTGGAGAAGCATCCCGCGGTGGTCTTTGGGTGAGCAGGAAGCGAGGCCTGCCCGCGACAACGCCCAACTGCCGTGTTCTTTTTCCGGCGCAAGCCTGCCGATGCGCCCAAGGGCGAGGGCAAGAGCAAAGCCACGACATCGCAGAAGCGGTCGTCATTTCGTATGCCCGTCGAATTCGACGTGCTCTACACGTTACGCGACCGGCCGGGCAGGCGCCACGGACGTGCGAACGATCTTTCAGCCGGCGGCTTGCGTCTCTCGACCGACGAAGATTTCCTCAAAGGCTCGGTGCTCGATTTGGACTTCCGTCTGCCGGACGAGTTCATCAGCGAACTTTCGATCGAAAAGGAAGTTTTCAAACAGACGCCGTTCGGGCTGCGTCCGGAAACGGTCAAATCACAGCCGAACCCATTCTCGCCGATGCGCATGAGCGCCACCGTGCTCTCGACCTTCTACATCCCGGCGACGAAAACGCTGGCACACGGCACGAAGTTCACCGAGATCGATCCCGAAACGCAAGAAGAGTTGCAGCGCTTCATTCACCTTTGGCAGCTGCACCAAATTCGTTTGCGCGCCGAAGCCATGAAATAAGTTGTTTTGCCTTCGCAAACGTAGGCCGCGGCACCGAGGTCGATGGGGAGCGGCAGCGCTTTTAGCGAGAGAATTCGTCGGGTGATCTACATGGCCCATTTACGGCTATATTTTTGGTTGTAGGATAGAAGCGTGGGCAGACCTGCGCTTACCCGGGGCGGCGCATTAGCAGTGGCTGCGGCAGTCGCGGCGATGGCTAGCTTACTGGGGTGTGGAACTGGTGACTCCGCAACGCCGCAGGCGGGTGGCGTTCCAATTTTCAATGATCCCCGACCACTCTCGACGCCGTCCTCCGGGATGGTCTGGACGTATGTCGACAGCATCGTGGAGCCGTCTCGGTGGCCCCTTCCGACAAGCGGAGTCATATCTCTAGAATACCTTGGTCCCGCGACATATAGGGGCTCGGTCTACGACGAAACGCAAGAGATTGATCCGATTTCATCGGACATGATCGTCGTATATTCCATTTGGAGCGACGGATTTGACGAGAAGGCAGCAGCCAACGCGTTATCGCCTCCGATGCCATGTGCATCGCCTCCCCGCAGTGAGACCATTCTCAGCGCTGCCGCCGATTTCTCCCACGCCCATTCCATTGTCCAGGGTACGGCCGAGTATTACTTTTGCGGTTCGCCAGGCGGTACGCTCGACTGGTCTCTCGTGACGACGGCACAGGCCGGAACGTTGGTGATCGGCGTTCCTGCCGGGAGCTTTGTCGTCTCGACCGTGACGGGCGTGTGGAAATATGGAGCCATTGAGCGCGACTACACGGATTATCTCTACGGAAATGCGCTCGTCGAACGGAAGGCCACCCAATACAACAATGGATCGTTTGATGGGTCGTTCTTGATTCAGCTCGCAAGCGGCCCAACGAACGTTGCAATTCCCGGCCCCTCAACCCTCGGCGCAGACTACTGGTAATAGCCGAACGCCCTAGTTAGGGTCGTTCCGAAGGGAGAACTTCCGATGCGCTTTGCCTGTATCTCCATGCTGCTTTGCACTCTGGCACGCCAAATCGCAGTGGCTTAAAGCCTTACGTCGCGGTGGGGCATTCGCCGCCGGCGATGCCAAGGGGATCGTCAGCGATGCTGAACTCGCCGTATAGCGGGGGGCCTCGATGGATGAACCGGCGCACTCCCAGCGGCGGCGGAGCGTGCGGAAAGGCGAGTACAGCGAAAAACATCGTCGCACGGTGACGCTTGTCGTCCCACGCTTCACCGAACGTCCGAACGTGAGCGTCGGACACGATGCCGTCTTGTACGAACTGTACCGAGCGAGCGTGGCCCAGCGTGACGAAGACGATATTCTTCCCAAATTGGTGCCCACCGCACCCGGTTCGCAATAGGTCTGCCTCCGTGCGCGACATGCACTTGTACGCGCGGTAAGGTATCGGCTGGGAAAACAACCGCGCGGCTCGTGAGCCGAAGATTTGCCGGGAACCTGGTCGACACGCGCCGTGATGGGCCGTTGTGATGCCTACCACGAGAAGCGGCGGGGGATCGGAACCGCCGTGGTGCGCCGCGCAGCCCGCCGCGCACAGCAGCACTGCCAGCAGCGTGCGGCGCACGATCGAGAAGTACAGTCGATACTCCATGCGCGCGACTTTGAGGCAGCGCACGCCCGGGCCACCTCGCGGATTACAAAAGTATTTCGGTTCGGGGGAGACGTCGTATCTGTCT
It encodes:
- a CDS encoding FAD-linked oxidase C-terminal domain-containing protein — protein: MLLHDRLADALGADAVKTAPEDLRVYAFDAYTEGRLPAAVVLPASTREVSAVVKIARDCGEPIVPRGAGTGLCGGAVPIDGGIVLSFARMNRILDYQPARRRARVQPGLINLDLSRASASDGLFYAPDPSSQRIATIGGNIATNAGGPHCLSYGTTVNHVIALEIVDDRGEVFTTDIDRPGYDLTAALVGSEGTLGLVTSAWVRLARMPEAVRVWLATFSNVEAASDAVSSIIAAGIVPTALEMMDAVATRAVEAAFKAGYPTDAGAVLLIEHAGLNDDMDTYESEIAHIVREHGANSWRAARSQSERDALWAGRKGAAGAMGRLAPNYYLQDVCVRRSTLPKALHAVETIAGENGLVVANVFHAGDGNLHPLLCYDKRDRKQVAAVIESGNQILQMAVDLGGTVSGEHGIGYEKREAMTAVYSSADLAAMARVREVFDPARIFNPEKIFPAGTRCPEVASVA
- a CDS encoding PilZ domain-containing protein; protein product: MFFFRRKPADAPKGEGKSKATTSQKRSSFRMPVEFDVLYTLRDRPGRRHGRANDLSAGGLRLSTDEDFLKGSVLDLDFRLPDEFISELSIEKEVFKQTPFGLRPETVKSQPNPFSPMRMSATVLSTFYIPATKTLAHGTKFTEIDPETQEELQRFIHLWQLHQIRLRAEAMK
- a CDS encoding FAD-binding oxidoreductase; this translates as MTAQSIAETLGACTREGRSVLVCGGNTLRGMGRPPLRADVTLSTLDLNAIVEDAPHDLTIAAQSGVTLRTLATTLSKHGTHVPFDAPQPADATVGGTLAAGWLGPRRHLYGRPRDFVIGTVAVLPDGTIARAGGMVVKNVTGYDLSRLYVGSFGTLAVLVQVNLKTIAAPAAARMFHLRLPEYTRERALAQLPNLAVTPSAAFWIDGYRGAVDGEDGQEGRMSVLLEGSLDVLERGTRDLRSAMGRAGVPETRVVDAGARESFERIVDTYIACLGERSVTYRIAGFPDEAPPRADECKALAARFELRFDAIVDAMNGDLLVRVSDLDARAFGAKIEMFDDALHDREPRAVVIAGNHPGRALLNVWGEPPDGLERMRELKRRFDPENILNPGRFVAGL